In Leptospirillum ferriphilum, the following proteins share a genomic window:
- the pyrH gene encoding UMP kinase produces MGPYKRVLLKLSGEALMGDQSFGIDPLVLDRISGDIQAVLNSGTELGIVIGGGNFFRGLAGIEQGIERASADYMGMLATVLNSLALQSALERKGVPTRVLSAIEMRALAEPYIRRRAIRHLEKGRVIIFAGGTGNPYFTTDTAAALRASEIGAEVVLKATKVDGIYTEDPKKSPHAQKFLRLTYAEVLEKNLRVMDQTAIALCRENDMPIVVFDLMGEGNILNVIRGESLGTFVHH; encoded by the coding sequence ATGGGGCCCTATAAAAGGGTTCTTTTAAAGCTTTCCGGCGAAGCACTGATGGGGGATCAATCCTTCGGGATTGATCCTCTTGTGCTTGACAGGATTTCTGGGGATATCCAGGCTGTTTTAAACAGTGGAACCGAGCTGGGAATCGTGATTGGGGGTGGAAATTTTTTTCGGGGTCTTGCCGGCATTGAGCAGGGAATTGAAAGGGCTTCGGCCGATTATATGGGAATGCTGGCAACAGTTTTGAACAGTCTGGCATTGCAGTCGGCTCTTGAAAGGAAAGGGGTTCCCACGCGTGTTTTGTCAGCCATAGAAATGAGGGCCTTGGCGGAACCCTATATACGAAGGAGAGCCATCCGACATCTTGAAAAAGGCCGAGTGATTATTTTTGCTGGCGGAACCGGGAATCCTTACTTTACAACCGATACAGCAGCTGCATTGAGAGCCAGTGAAATCGGAGCAGAGGTTGTTCTGAAGGCAACAAAGGTGGATGGGATTTATACAGAGGATCCCAAGAAAAGCCCACATGCTCAAAAATTTCTGCGACTCACCTATGCAGAAGTACTCGAAAAAAACTTGCGAGTCATGGACCAGACGGCAATTGCTCTTTGCCGGGAAAATGATATGCCGATTGTTGTCTTTGATCTCATGGGTGAAGGGAACATCCTGAATGTCATTCGTGGAGAGAGTCTGGGGACATTTGTTCACCATTGA
- the tsf gene encoding translation elongation factor Ts → MDVSAQLVKELREKTQAGFMECRKALLEAGGDIEKAFEVLKQKGSLQAQKKSDRMTSEGIVSSYIHAGNKIGVLVEVNCETDFVARTEDFRELVKNLAMHIAASSPSYVEKKDIPQNVVDSARKKFEEEVQDKPEKVRGQIVQGKLDKLMQEKCLLDQPYVKDPGILVKDLVAAAIAKLGENITVNRFSRFQIGEGND, encoded by the coding sequence TTGGACGTTAGTGCCCAGTTGGTAAAAGAGCTCCGGGAAAAAACTCAGGCTGGATTCATGGAATGCAGGAAGGCATTGCTGGAGGCTGGCGGAGATATTGAGAAAGCTTTTGAGGTTCTCAAGCAAAAAGGCTCCCTGCAGGCACAGAAAAAATCGGACCGCATGACATCTGAGGGGATCGTCTCGTCTTATATTCACGCAGGCAATAAAATCGGAGTCCTTGTTGAAGTCAACTGCGAAACAGACTTTGTTGCGAGGACAGAAGATTTCCGGGAGCTTGTCAAAAATCTGGCGATGCATATTGCTGCTTCTTCACCTTCCTATGTCGAAAAAAAGGACATCCCTCAGAATGTAGTGGACAGTGCCCGGAAAAAATTTGAAGAGGAGGTCCAGGACAAGCCAGAAAAAGTTCGTGGCCAAATCGTTCAGGGAAAGCTTGACAAGTTAATGCAGGAAAAGTGTCTTCTGGACCAGCCTTATGTCAAGGATCCCGGCATCCTCGTTAAAGACCTTGTGGCGGCAGCTATCGCAAAGTTGGGAGAAAACATCACGGTGAACCGGTTCAGCCGGTTCCAGATTGGTGAAGGGAACGATTGA
- the rpsB gene encoding 30S ribosomal protein S2, protein MIDVTLKEMLEAGVHFGHQTKRWNPKMKRFIYGERNGIYILDLQQTVRRFRVAREFAKSVVRNRGSILFVGTKRQAQPIIQQEAQRCGMYFVTERWLGGMLTNLQTVRKSVERLNKIEEMMESGQISRLPKKEVAQLEKEHEKLASILNGIRGLSHLPAAIFVIDPKKEHIAVHEANRLGIPVIAMVDTNCDPDMIQFPIPSNDDAIRSIRLITAGIADAVLDGALESQVQKGHETPVSESFSETKEEEDSEKKSGDEA, encoded by the coding sequence ATGATCGATGTCACGTTAAAAGAGATGCTGGAAGCAGGTGTTCATTTCGGGCACCAGACCAAACGCTGGAACCCAAAAATGAAGCGTTTCATTTATGGGGAAAGAAATGGGATCTATATTCTGGATCTCCAGCAGACTGTGAGGCGTTTTCGTGTTGCCCGCGAATTTGCAAAAAGCGTGGTCCGTAACAGGGGCAGTATCTTATTCGTTGGAACGAAACGCCAGGCACAACCGATCATTCAGCAGGAAGCCCAGCGATGTGGAATGTATTTCGTGACAGAGCGATGGCTTGGTGGGATGCTGACGAATCTGCAGACTGTCCGGAAGTCTGTCGAACGATTGAACAAGATTGAAGAGATGATGGAAAGCGGACAAATTTCAAGACTTCCGAAAAAAGAAGTGGCCCAGCTTGAAAAAGAGCATGAAAAACTGGCCAGTATTCTGAACGGAATTCGGGGGTTAAGCCATCTTCCCGCCGCAATTTTTGTTATCGATCCCAAGAAAGAACACATTGCCGTTCACGAAGCAAACCGTCTTGGCATTCCCGTTATTGCGATGGTCGATACAAACTGTGACCCTGACATGATCCAGTTTCCAATCCCTTCAAATGACGATGCTATTCGGTCTATCCGTCTGATTACAGCTGGAATTGCAGATGCTGTCCTTGACGGCGCGTTGGAAAGTCAGGTTCAAAAAGGACATGAAACACCGGTATCGGAGTCTTTTAGTGAGACCAAGGAAGAAGAGGACAGCGAGAAGAAGTCTGGAGATGAAGCTTAA
- the argJ gene encoding bifunctional glutamate N-acetyltransferase/amino-acid acetyltransferase ArgJ: MQGGITFPKGFQANGLNAGIKSNRKPDLALIVSEVDAESAGLFTVNRIKAAPVRLSQRRIRFGQSRAILVNSGNANACTGDAGMQDALQLTEKVSQFLNCNARKILCASTGVIGRPLPVNNILEAIPKLVDGASPYRNLECATAIMTTDTYPKEAQGEFPCNGETVRIGGIAKGVGMIHPQMATMLVFLTTDASISRDALRSALQTVVDRNFHALSVDGETSTNDSVMILANGCAENPKIQKGTSSYADFLETLDRVCQKLRELLVHDGEGATKFIRISVQGARSRTDAKKVAASIAKSILVKTAFFGEDVNWGRIMVAIGNAGATIREEKIDISFGDVALVHQGVGMGESQEEKALEVMKGKEIHVFVSLGMGPMTAEYWTTDMSYEYVRINAGYKGRT; this comes from the coding sequence GTGCAGGGAGGAATAACCTTCCCTAAAGGTTTTCAGGCAAACGGATTGAATGCAGGCATCAAGTCAAATCGTAAGCCGGATCTTGCCTTGATTGTCTCGGAAGTTGATGCGGAGTCCGCAGGTCTCTTTACGGTAAACCGGATAAAAGCAGCTCCTGTCCGACTTTCACAGAGAAGAATACGATTCGGACAGTCGCGTGCCATTTTGGTCAATAGTGGTAACGCAAATGCCTGTACAGGTGATGCCGGGATGCAGGATGCGCTTCAGTTAACGGAAAAAGTTTCCCAGTTTCTTAACTGTAACGCGCGCAAAATCTTGTGCGCATCGACCGGTGTCATCGGGCGGCCTCTTCCGGTCAATAATATTCTTGAAGCCATCCCCAAGCTTGTTGATGGAGCCTCACCCTATCGAAATCTGGAATGTGCAACAGCCATTATGACGACAGATACTTACCCAAAGGAAGCACAAGGAGAGTTTCCGTGCAACGGTGAGACCGTCCGGATCGGAGGCATTGCCAAGGGGGTCGGGATGATCCACCCACAAATGGCGACAATGCTCGTATTTTTAACGACGGATGCCAGTATTTCTCGGGATGCTCTCAGGTCCGCTCTTCAGACCGTTGTTGACAGAAATTTTCATGCTTTGTCCGTGGATGGTGAGACAAGCACAAATGACAGTGTCATGATTTTGGCAAACGGATGCGCGGAGAACCCGAAGATCCAGAAAGGGACATCTTCGTATGCTGATTTTCTGGAAACACTTGATCGTGTATGTCAGAAGCTCAGAGAGCTTCTTGTTCATGATGGAGAGGGCGCAACGAAATTTATCCGTATCTCTGTTCAGGGTGCACGATCCAGGACGGATGCAAAAAAGGTAGCAGCATCGATCGCCAAAAGTATCCTGGTCAAGACGGCATTTTTCGGGGAAGATGTCAACTGGGGCCGGATCATGGTTGCTATCGGGAATGCGGGGGCGACTATCAGGGAAGAGAAAATCGATATCTCTTTTGGAGATGTCGCTCTGGTTCATCAAGGCGTCGGGATGGGAGAGTCGCAGGAAGAAAAAGCCCTCGAGGTGATGAAGGGCAAAGAGATACATGTGTTCGTTTCTTTGGGGATGGGACCAATGACAGCCGAATATTGGACGACGGACATGAGTTATGAATATGTTCGCATCAATGCCGGATACAAGGGAAGAACCTAA
- the argC gene encoding N-acetyl-gamma-glutamyl-phosphate reductase, whose translation MLKVGIAGASGYGGGELLRLLLFHPKVQVVHLAGDNRAGELVESVFPHLPFSSRMEKHPIDEPWKDIDILFTALPAGESGKLARLYRDRDVHIIDLGPDFRFRSHQRFSEVYKMPHPYPEGLSEATYSLVEWNRKTIKNSRILACPGCYPTGTLMGLLPFVREGLLKKGSHIFVDGKSGVSGAGRGLTLDTHFSEIAESMKSYRPFSHRHGPEMEEAIECLAGSRMEILFVPHLIPVNRGLLSSLYFTLEKEWKEEDVWKVMKKYYQNEKGVCLTEKPPSTTMVRGTNRTAISLRVNGSAAFVETAIDNLVKGAAGQAIQSMNVIQGWEEMEGLPTIGAFP comes from the coding sequence ATGCTAAAGGTAGGAATTGCTGGAGCATCCGGTTATGGTGGGGGGGAATTATTGCGCCTTCTCCTCTTTCACCCGAAGGTTCAGGTTGTTCATCTTGCCGGGGATAATCGAGCGGGTGAACTGGTTGAATCTGTTTTTCCCCATCTTCCCTTTTCTTCACGAATGGAAAAGCATCCAATAGATGAACCATGGAAAGATATAGACATTCTTTTCACCGCTCTTCCGGCAGGTGAAAGTGGAAAACTTGCCAGGCTGTACCGTGATCGCGATGTTCATATCATCGATCTTGGCCCTGATTTCCGGTTCCGTTCCCATCAACGTTTTTCCGAAGTCTACAAAATGCCTCACCCTTATCCTGAAGGTTTGTCCGAAGCCACATATAGCCTGGTGGAATGGAATCGAAAAACAATAAAAAATTCCCGGATATTGGCATGTCCCGGATGTTATCCGACCGGAACCCTGATGGGATTGCTTCCATTTGTTCGGGAGGGATTGTTGAAAAAAGGGAGTCATATATTTGTTGACGGGAAGTCCGGGGTTTCTGGTGCAGGGAGGGGGTTAACTCTGGATACGCATTTTTCGGAGATTGCAGAGAGCATGAAATCTTACAGGCCTTTTTCACACAGGCACGGACCGGAGATGGAAGAGGCGATAGAATGCCTTGCCGGATCCCGGATGGAAATTCTGTTCGTTCCTCATCTGATTCCAGTGAACAGAGGACTTCTCTCATCACTCTACTTTACTCTCGAGAAGGAATGGAAAGAAGAAGATGTCTGGAAAGTCATGAAGAAGTATTACCAGAATGAAAAAGGTGTTTGTCTGACAGAAAAACCACCTTCGACGACGATGGTCCGGGGAACAAACAGGACGGCGATTTCCTTGCGCGTGAACGGATCCGCCGCCTTTGTTGAAACTGCAATCGATAATCTGGTGAAAGGGGCTGCCGGACAGGCTATCCAGTCCATGAATGTGATTCAGGGCTGGGAGGAAATGGAAGGATTACCCACGATCGGGGCATTCCCTTGA
- the rpsI gene encoding 30S ribosomal protein S9, with the protein MERESLEENRSNATGKRKTAIARVRVQAGSGQIRINDRALEEYFPRTIWSNQVKAPLEITNMLSRIDVFARVTGGGLTGQAEAIRHGISRALLEINPELRESLKKEGFLTRDPRIKERKKYGQKGARKRFQFSKR; encoded by the coding sequence ATGGAGCGTGAATCATTGGAAGAAAATCGATCAAATGCGACAGGAAAGAGGAAGACAGCAATTGCAAGAGTAAGAGTCCAGGCTGGTTCAGGACAGATCCGTATCAATGATCGGGCTCTGGAAGAATATTTTCCTCGGACAATATGGTCCAACCAGGTCAAGGCGCCGCTCGAAATAACCAATATGTTGTCCCGGATTGACGTTTTTGCCCGTGTAACGGGTGGAGGGCTTACAGGACAGGCGGAAGCAATCCGCCATGGAATTTCCAGGGCATTGCTTGAAATTAATCCTGAACTCCGAGAATCTTTGAAGAAAGAAGGGTTTCTGACACGGGATCCTCGTATAAAAGAACGAAAAAAATATGGCCAAAAAGGTGCCCGAAAGAGGTTCCAGTTCTCCAAGCGCTAA
- the rplM gene encoding 50S ribosomal protein L13 gives MEKSTRIASPSEVGEKKWFLIDAAGKTVGKVSVEVARILRGKGKVCFTPHQDLGDYVIVINAGKVVLTGNKITDKMYYRHSGYPGGFKEERAKDVLERKPEIILTHSVKGMLPKNKLAKLYMTRLRVFPGSEHQHVAQSPIEVRLGGRHGA, from the coding sequence ATGGAAAAGTCAACGCGAATTGCTTCACCCAGCGAAGTCGGTGAAAAAAAATGGTTTTTAATCGATGCAGCGGGGAAGACGGTTGGAAAAGTCAGTGTAGAGGTTGCCAGAATTCTCCGGGGGAAAGGAAAAGTGTGCTTCACCCCGCATCAGGATCTGGGTGATTATGTCATTGTCATTAATGCGGGAAAAGTTGTTCTGACCGGTAACAAGATCACAGATAAAATGTACTATCGGCACAGTGGATATCCCGGTGGTTTCAAGGAAGAGCGTGCAAAGGATGTTTTGGAACGCAAGCCAGAAATAATCCTGACGCATTCCGTGAAGGGGATGCTGCCCAAGAACAAACTTGCAAAACTCTATATGACCCGGTTACGTGTTTTTCCCGGTTCTGAACATCAACATGTAGCCCAGTCCCCAATTGAAGTGCGACTTGGAGGACGTCATGGAGCGTGA
- a CDS encoding B12-binding domain-containing radical SAM protein, producing MKKRKFVLVEPKSTHLHVYSRYTIPRLGVILLGTMLRDRGWDVRVYIEDVSPVDMTEVLSADIVGISTLTSTAPQSYKLAELVRNHGIPVIMGGTHVTFCPDEALDFSDYVVRGEGEETLFELLDAMDGKGSFDKILGLSFWKSGKKVHTPDRPLKEDLDSNPIPDYSLVEGWNSNAIISIATSRGCPFTCTFCSVPGMYGHGFRMHSIERVIEEIRVNKPQYIFFADDLFTANRKRTKDLLRRMIEEGLTPQWGAQVRIETAFDPELLSLMKESNCFNVFVGFESINPKTLDLFNKRQTYEKIVSSIKKFKEAGIRIHGMFVVGSDADDKETIYETSRFATEYGLETIQLMILTPLPGSPDYDQFYATGNRELLSRDWSLYDGHHAVYRPKNMTAYELNVAAIDAMEEFYSWKTILRSALRKDLISVIIQTSSKNLLRDWKKQNGEYIQSLRDQVFDKAKEVAVHRDVKLSYRIGVPKFILDAEIGKSLTDFLTELGISVVPFGAPANLSSSGLSSRLDWLRGKVDCIVIPVMDKAGQGQEEIYEKIQRLWKSLSRQKEDLPATVKLFLDRQDGSLYSSMAQIAAIFTKDLDKVNKAYRSIMPAFSGGEVLAPVAVESKPVVLRV from the coding sequence ATGAAAAAAAGGAAATTTGTTCTCGTTGAACCAAAGTCCACACATCTTCATGTTTACAGTCGGTATACGATTCCAAGACTCGGAGTGATCCTGCTCGGAACAATGCTGCGTGACAGGGGATGGGATGTAAGGGTTTACATTGAAGATGTTTCCCCCGTCGATATGACCGAAGTTCTGTCCGCCGACATCGTTGGAATCTCGACTCTCACCTCTACGGCGCCGCAGTCCTACAAACTTGCTGAATTGGTTCGAAACCATGGCATTCCGGTCATTATGGGGGGGACTCATGTCACATTTTGCCCGGATGAAGCGCTTGATTTTTCGGATTATGTCGTCAGAGGAGAAGGGGAGGAAACTCTCTTCGAGCTTCTTGACGCCATGGACGGAAAAGGATCTTTTGACAAGATTCTGGGTCTGTCGTTCTGGAAGTCGGGCAAAAAAGTGCATACACCGGATCGTCCTCTGAAGGAAGATCTCGATTCCAATCCGATCCCTGATTATAGTCTCGTAGAGGGCTGGAACAGTAATGCCATCATCTCAATAGCAACATCGAGGGGCTGTCCTTTTACGTGCACATTTTGCTCGGTTCCGGGAATGTACGGTCACGGGTTTCGGATGCATTCGATTGAGCGCGTTATCGAAGAAATTCGCGTGAATAAACCGCAATATATTTTCTTTGCGGACGATCTTTTTACAGCAAACAGAAAGCGTACAAAGGACCTGCTCCGAAGAATGATCGAAGAAGGCCTGACTCCCCAATGGGGGGCTCAGGTCCGCATTGAAACAGCATTTGATCCGGAGCTGCTCTCTTTGATGAAGGAAAGCAATTGTTTCAATGTGTTTGTCGGTTTTGAATCGATCAACCCTAAAACTCTTGATCTTTTCAATAAACGGCAGACGTACGAAAAAATTGTTTCAAGTATCAAGAAGTTCAAGGAAGCTGGTATTCGCATCCATGGAATGTTTGTTGTCGGGTCGGATGCGGACGACAAGGAAACAATATATGAAACGAGCCGTTTTGCAACGGAATACGGTCTCGAAACAATCCAGCTTATGATCCTGACACCGCTTCCCGGATCTCCGGATTACGACCAGTTTTACGCAACCGGGAACAGGGAGTTGCTGAGCAGGGACTGGAGCCTTTACGACGGTCACCATGCAGTCTATCGTCCTAAAAATATGACGGCATATGAGCTCAATGTGGCGGCTATTGATGCGATGGAGGAGTTTTATTCCTGGAAGACGATCTTGCGCTCTGCTCTGAGAAAAGATCTTATATCCGTTATCATTCAAACTTCTTCCAAAAATCTTTTAAGAGACTGGAAAAAGCAGAACGGAGAATACATACAAAGTCTTCGGGACCAGGTTTTTGATAAAGCAAAAGAAGTGGCTGTTCACAGGGATGTAAAGCTTTCCTATCGCATTGGTGTTCCAAAATTTATACTGGATGCGGAAATTGGAAAGTCTTTGACAGACTTTTTGACTGAGTTAGGGATATCCGTTGTGCCATTTGGAGCTCCGGCAAATCTGTCTTCGTCGGGCTTATCCTCCAGACTGGACTGGCTCAGAGGGAAAGTGGACTGTATTGTTATCCCTGTAATGGACAAGGCGGGACAGGGACAGGAAGAGATCTATGAAAAGATTCAGCGTCTCTGGAAGTCCCTATCCCGGCAGAAAGAGGATCTTCCTGCTACGGTGAAATTGTTTCTCGATCGCCAGGATGGTTCCCTTTATTCATCGATGGCCCAGATAGCCGCAATATTTACAAAGGATCTGGACAAAGTAAACAAAGCGTATCGTTCGATCATGCCCGCATTTTCAGGAGGAGAGGTTCTTGCCCCGGTTGCGGTAGAGTCTAAGCCGGTTGTTTTGAGGGTGTAG
- a CDS encoding YfhL family 4Fe-4S dicluster ferredoxin, which yields MSLKIADNCISCGACLPECPNDAISEGDPLYIIDPELCTECVGFHEDPQCAAVCPIDECCILDPDYQETQEELLAKKARIHPEG from the coding sequence ATGTCTTTGAAAATTGCCGATAACTGTATTTCCTGCGGAGCTTGTCTTCCGGAATGTCCAAATGATGCTATCAGCGAAGGAGATCCGCTTTATATCATTGACCCTGAGCTTTGTACGGAATGTGTGGGATTTCATGAAGATCCCCAGTGTGCGGCAGTCTGTCCGATAGATGAATGCTGTATTCTGGATCCGGACTATCAGGAAACCCAGGAAGAGTTGCTAGCTAAAAAAGCCCGAATTCATCCGGAGGGCTGA
- a CDS encoding dihydroneopterin aldolase: MKVEDARILIRDLQFSATVGVLAHERREKQKLSCSVEIEFQFSEGKDPSRTDKIHDTVDYSDIIEDILQAGIGESPFLLERLTRLIAERIARRHSGIRSISVFLKKIPPPVNGVFADTIGVSLTYIPENHS; the protein is encoded by the coding sequence ATGAAGGTAGAAGACGCAAGGATCCTCATCCGCGATTTGCAATTTTCAGCTACTGTCGGTGTCCTTGCTCATGAAAGAAGGGAAAAGCAAAAACTGTCCTGCTCGGTTGAGATCGAATTTCAATTTTCCGAGGGGAAGGACCCTTCCCGAACAGACAAGATACATGATACGGTCGACTATTCAGATATTATCGAAGATATCCTTCAGGCTGGAATCGGCGAGTCTCCTTTTCTTCTGGAGAGGTTAACCAGGCTGATTGCAGAAAGAATCGCCAGACGGCATTCTGGAATTCGCTCAATTTCCGTTTTTCTCAAAAAAATTCCGCCACCTGTCAATGGCGTCTTCGCTGATACCATCGGGGTCTCCCTCACCTATATTCCGGAGAACCATTCATGA
- a CDS encoding Rne/Rng family ribonuclease: MEILIHVSHEETKVALVENRQLAEFFFERKREAGVVGNIYKGRVNKVLPGMQAAFVDVGLEKAAFLYVDDIYVEGSDILPGEMPQDEQTPPPAAEGEIPAEALPSEDSAAGVVPRPESPRKMPRKPIEEILTEGQEILIQMTKEPISTKGPRATTYISLPGRYLVYMPQVNHVGVSRRITNEEERQRLKEMVNSLKGGKGGYIIRTVAEGMSEAEARSDIIFLELLWQDIRSRAETMKAPSLVREDLDVVFRTIRDYLTHEVETLYIDDVKEYKRVMDFIGTYMPDYASRVRLWEGATPLFASYDIERQLSKALEKKVWLKSGGYLVIDRAEALTVIDVNTGRFVGENDPESTILQTNLEAVTEIARQLRLRNIGGIIIIDFIDMEKEKNREKVFLGLQESLAHDKARTNALKISDLGLVEMSRKRVREDLVHLLGETCAYCDGKGYTKSLRTIAYEILEELRSVPSGGQNPKEKKAILFVHPEIQTILQDEERDFLQAVERKIRRQIIIKPDPLSHIEEFSIVAP, from the coding sequence GTGGAAATATTGATTCATGTCAGTCATGAAGAAACTAAGGTCGCTCTTGTCGAAAATCGTCAGTTGGCCGAGTTCTTTTTTGAAAGAAAAAGAGAAGCGGGTGTAGTCGGCAATATTTATAAGGGAAGAGTGAACAAGGTGTTACCAGGAATGCAGGCGGCATTTGTTGATGTTGGTCTGGAAAAGGCTGCCTTCCTTTATGTGGATGACATTTATGTGGAGGGATCGGACATTCTTCCCGGGGAAATGCCCCAGGATGAACAAACTCCGCCTCCAGCCGCTGAGGGAGAAATCCCGGCAGAAGCTTTACCATCGGAAGATTCGGCAGCCGGTGTGGTTCCCCGACCTGAATCTCCCCGAAAAATGCCCAGAAAACCGATCGAAGAGATTCTGACGGAAGGTCAGGAGATCCTGATTCAGATGACGAAAGAGCCGATCAGTACAAAAGGCCCCCGGGCAACCACCTATATCAGTCTCCCCGGTCGATATCTTGTCTATATGCCCCAGGTCAATCATGTTGGAGTATCAAGACGGATCACCAACGAAGAAGAGCGTCAGCGTTTAAAGGAGATGGTAAACTCTCTCAAAGGGGGAAAAGGCGGATATATTATTCGGACGGTGGCAGAGGGAATGTCCGAGGCGGAAGCGCGTTCCGATATCATTTTTCTAGAGCTCCTTTGGCAGGATATACGCTCCAGAGCAGAAACAATGAAAGCCCCTTCCCTCGTCAGGGAAGATCTGGATGTGGTTTTTCGAACGATTCGGGATTATCTGACCCATGAAGTCGAAACCCTTTATATCGATGATGTCAAGGAATACAAAAGGGTGATGGATTTTATTGGAACATACATGCCGGATTATGCATCGCGTGTTCGACTGTGGGAGGGGGCGACGCCCCTTTTTGCTTCCTACGACATAGAGCGCCAATTGTCGAAAGCCCTGGAAAAGAAGGTGTGGCTCAAGAGTGGCGGCTACCTAGTCATAGATCGGGCTGAAGCTCTGACGGTGATTGATGTGAATACCGGACGATTTGTCGGGGAAAACGATCCGGAGTCGACGATCCTTCAGACGAACCTTGAAGCAGTGACAGAAATCGCCCGCCAGTTACGACTCCGAAATATTGGAGGCATTATCATTATCGATTTTATCGATATGGAAAAAGAGAAGAATCGGGAGAAGGTTTTTCTGGGGTTACAGGAATCGTTAGCGCATGACAAGGCCCGGACAAATGCCCTCAAAATCTCCGATCTGGGACTTGTAGAGATGTCCCGTAAAAGAGTGCGCGAGGATCTGGTGCATCTTCTGGGGGAAACGTGCGCGTATTGTGACGGGAAAGGGTATACGAAATCCCTCAGAACAATTGCCTATGAGATTCTTGAAGAATTGCGAAGCGTTCCGTCCGGTGGGCAAAATCCGAAGGAAAAAAAGGCCATTCTTTTTGTACATCCGGAAATACAGACGATTTTGCAGGATGAGGAGCGGGATTTTCTGCAGGCGGTCGAAAGAAAAATTCGACGGCAGATCATTATCAAGCCGGATCCGCTCTCTCATATAGAAGAGTTTTCCATCGTGGCCCCCTGA
- the rodA gene encoding rod shape-determining protein RodA, with product MKSVPISYVVRSYPFFLMDILVIVLSGILVQWSIDWHLAARQGVWAIAGFGIFVVLLGIPYRQILKISFPIYGFLLVLLILVKVAGHQSHGARRWIGFGPVMIQPSEFMKLALMLVLIWFFGKMDDKEGLPFGKVLIAGGMALVPGVLIAKQPDLGTAIGLFFCLGVFLFLRGMRSRTFFTALWVSVILLPIGWQILWNHLHGFQKDRIRTFLNPESDPTGLGYHTMQSMVAVGSGGWFGQGLKGATQVKFRYLPGAHTDFAFAVFSEEWGWIGAFLLLLANGYILWFGYKTAILCRESRGFFLAAGLTSLFGISFLVNASMVVGILPVVGIPMPLLSYGGSALLVSMMGLALVLNVRVHEET from the coding sequence TTGAAGTCGGTTCCGATCTCTTATGTCGTTCGGTCCTACCCATTCTTTTTAATGGATATCCTTGTCATTGTCCTCTCTGGAATCCTTGTTCAATGGTCGATCGATTGGCATTTGGCTGCCCGGCAAGGGGTATGGGCTATTGCGGGGTTCGGGATTTTTGTTGTCCTTCTCGGAATACCGTATCGGCAAATATTGAAGATCAGCTTTCCGATTTATGGTTTTTTGCTTGTTCTTCTGATTCTTGTCAAGGTGGCGGGACATCAAAGTCATGGCGCGAGAAGATGGATCGGGTTTGGTCCGGTGATGATCCAGCCGTCCGAATTTATGAAGCTTGCACTGATGTTAGTATTGATCTGGTTTTTTGGAAAAATGGATGACAAGGAAGGCCTGCCTTTTGGGAAGGTTTTAATAGCCGGAGGGATGGCCTTGGTTCCAGGAGTCCTGATCGCAAAACAACCAGATCTCGGCACAGCGATAGGTTTGTTTTTTTGCCTTGGGGTCTTTTTGTTTCTGAGAGGAATGAGGTCCAGAACCTTTTTTACAGCTTTATGGGTATCCGTGATCCTTCTTCCAATCGGTTGGCAGATTCTTTGGAATCACCTCCATGGATTTCAGAAAGACAGGATTCGAACGTTTCTGAATCCGGAGTCTGATCCGACAGGGCTCGGTTACCACACCATGCAATCCATGGTGGCAGTTGGATCGGGAGGGTGGTTCGGTCAGGGTCTCAAAGGCGCAACGCAGGTCAAATTTCGTTATTTGCCCGGAGCACATACGGATTTTGCCTTTGCTGTATTTTCAGAAGAATGGGGCTGGATTGGTGCATTTCTTCTCTTGTTGGCGAATGGATACATACTGTGGTTCGGATACAAAACGGCTATTCTATGCCGGGAATCGCGCGGATTTTTTTTGGCAGCTGGTCTGACAAGCCTGTTCGGCATCAGTTTTCTTGTCAATGCGTCTATGGTTGTGGGGATCTTGCCGGTGGTCGGAATACCCATGCCCCTTTTAAGTTATGGGGGATCTGCATTGCTGGTATCGATGATGGGATTGGCTCTCGTCCTGAATGTCAGGGTTCACGAGGAAACTTAA